One Legionellales bacterium genomic window carries:
- a CDS encoding efflux RND transporter permease subunit gives MITRIIEWSLDNRFLIIVATLILIALGVYAIQHTPVDAIPDLSDVQVIVKTNYPGQAPQVVEDQVTYPLATAMLAVPGAVTVRAYSFFGDSYVYVIFKDGTDLYWARSRVLEYLNQVASQLPSNAKPELGPDATGVGWIYQYALVDKTGHHDLSELTSIQNWQIKYELQTVPGVSEVATMGGMVKQYQVVLDPDLLRTYGLTLQQVKKAIQEANSETGGSVVEMGEAEYMVRTNGYIHSLKDLRSIPLGINHNGTPILLKNVATIRLGPEMRRGIAELNGKGEVVGGVVVMRSGENALKTITAVKKKLHAIQKSLPKGVRIVETYDRSGLITRGIHNLQWKLVEESLIVMLVCFVFLCHFRSALIVIVSLPIGILAAFLIMYWQGINANIMSLGGIAIAIGAMTDAAIVMIENVHKHIERDGLTQSNRWQLIRQATLEVGPPLFFSLLIITLSFLPVFALQAQEGKLFAPLAFTKTYAMAASAGLSITLVPVLMGLFIRGKIISERKNPANRFLIAIYRPVIHVVLKSPWVVVLLTLLVVIATSIPIHHLGSEFMPTLDEGDWMYMPTTLPGISIGKARQLLQQTDKLIKTVPEVKSVFGKIGRANTATDPAPLTMIESVIQLKPKSEWRAGMTREKLKAEFNQLIQFPGLTNAWVMPIKTRIDMLATGIKTPVGIKITGPSLHTIQSIGQKIEDILKPVKGTASVYADRSAGGRYIQIKINRQHAARYGLNIKQVQEVVRTAIGGMNVTQTIEGRERFPVNIRYPQADRDSLERIKALPIVTPTGAHIPLDEVADVFITGGPPVIKSEDAKLTGWVLVDIDHVDVGTYIKRAKAALSQKLTMPPGYRLIWSGQYEYMQRAKARLMKVVPITLIIIILLLYLNFKSVGEVLIILLTLPLALAGGFWTLFLLNFNWSIAVGVGMIALAGVAVEIGVIMLVYLNQSLNDSNISNLETLREAVIKGALLRVRPIIMTVATIVIGLLPIMLGTGTGSEVMQRIAAPMFGGMISATVLTLILLPAIFYLWKSKTLKLSE, from the coding sequence ATGATCACGCGCATCATTGAATGGTCGCTAGATAATCGATTTTTAATTATTGTTGCTACATTAATTCTGATTGCGTTGGGTGTTTATGCAATACAGCACACGCCCGTTGATGCTATTCCTGATTTATCCGATGTTCAAGTGATTGTAAAAACCAATTATCCAGGACAAGCACCTCAAGTGGTTGAAGACCAAGTGACTTATCCACTTGCCACGGCAATGCTTGCAGTTCCTGGTGCAGTCACGGTTAGAGCATATTCATTCTTTGGTGACTCCTATGTCTATGTTATCTTCAAAGACGGCACTGACTTATATTGGGCGCGTTCACGTGTTTTAGAATATTTAAATCAAGTGGCGAGTCAATTACCCAGTAATGCCAAGCCTGAGTTAGGACCTGATGCAACGGGTGTAGGTTGGATTTATCAATATGCGTTGGTCGATAAAACGGGGCATCATGATCTTTCAGAGTTAACCAGTATTCAAAACTGGCAAATTAAATATGAGTTGCAAACGGTTCCTGGCGTATCTGAGGTCGCGACCATGGGTGGTATGGTTAAGCAATATCAGGTGGTTTTAGATCCTGACCTACTTCGGACTTATGGTCTAACTTTGCAACAAGTTAAAAAAGCCATCCAAGAAGCCAACAGTGAAACTGGTGGCTCTGTGGTTGAAATGGGTGAAGCTGAATATATGGTTCGTACCAATGGTTATATTCATTCGTTAAAGGATCTTCGCTCGATACCACTAGGTATTAATCATAATGGAACACCTATTTTATTAAAAAATGTAGCAACTATCCGACTTGGCCCTGAAATGCGTCGAGGCATTGCTGAGCTTAATGGAAAAGGAGAAGTTGTTGGCGGTGTGGTTGTGATGCGTAGTGGAGAAAACGCCCTTAAAACAATAACCGCGGTTAAGAAAAAGCTACATGCTATTCAAAAGAGCCTTCCCAAGGGTGTGAGAATTGTTGAAACCTATGATCGCTCAGGGTTAATTACTCGTGGGATCCATAACCTCCAATGGAAGTTGGTTGAAGAATCATTAATTGTTATGTTGGTTTGCTTCGTGTTTCTCTGTCATTTCCGCTCAGCGCTTATCGTGATTGTTAGTTTACCAATAGGAATCTTGGCTGCGTTTTTGATCATGTATTGGCAAGGGATTAATGCCAATATTATGTCGCTGGGTGGTATAGCCATTGCCATTGGGGCCATGACTGATGCTGCAATCGTAATGATTGAAAATGTTCATAAGCATATTGAACGGGATGGGTTAACTCAGTCGAATCGATGGCAATTGATCCGTCAGGCCACGTTGGAGGTTGGGCCTCCGTTATTTTTTTCATTACTCATTATCACCTTAAGTTTTCTGCCGGTATTTGCGCTGCAAGCCCAGGAGGGGAAACTTTTTGCTCCGCTAGCATTTACTAAAACGTATGCAATGGCTGCTTCCGCTGGTCTATCCATAACCTTGGTTCCGGTATTAATGGGGTTATTTATTCGTGGAAAAATCATATCAGAGCGTAAAAACCCAGCAAATCGTTTTCTTATTGCCATCTATCGCCCCGTGATACACGTTGTGTTGAAGTCACCTTGGGTTGTTGTGCTGTTAACATTGCTTGTTGTGATAGCTACCAGTATTCCCATTCACCATTTAGGCTCAGAGTTTATGCCCACATTAGATGAGGGTGATTGGATGTATATGCCAACCACTTTGCCGGGGATCTCGATTGGTAAGGCAAGGCAACTACTTCAGCAAACCGATAAATTAATTAAAACAGTACCTGAAGTAAAAAGCGTATTTGGCAAAATTGGACGAGCAAATACCGCAACTGATCCAGCTCCGTTGACGATGATCGAGAGTGTCATTCAACTAAAGCCTAAAAGTGAGTGGCGTGCAGGTATGACACGTGAAAAGCTTAAAGCGGAATTTAATCAACTAATTCAGTTTCCTGGTTTGACTAATGCTTGGGTGATGCCTATTAAAACCCGGATCGATATGCTGGCGACGGGAATTAAGACGCCGGTTGGCATTAAAATTACAGGCCCTTCCTTACACACCATTCAATCCATTGGTCAAAAAATTGAAGACATTCTTAAACCCGTTAAAGGAACGGCTTCGGTTTATGCTGATCGATCAGCAGGTGGTCGATATATTCAAATTAAAATTAATCGTCAGCATGCGGCACGTTATGGTTTGAACATTAAACAAGTACAAGAGGTTGTTCGTACGGCGATTGGTGGCATGAATGTTACCCAAACTATAGAAGGTCGAGAGCGCTTCCCTGTTAACATTCGTTACCCACAAGCTGATAGAGATTCTTTAGAGCGGATCAAAGCGTTACCCATCGTGACACCGACAGGAGCCCATATCCCTTTAGACGAAGTGGCAGATGTGTTTATTACTGGTGGACCTCCTGTGATCAAAAGTGAAGATGCAAAATTAACGGGGTGGGTGCTTGTTGATATTGATCACGTTGATGTGGGCACTTATATTAAACGCGCCAAGGCGGCGTTGAGCCAAAAGCTGACGATGCCACCGGGATATCGGTTGATTTGGTCTGGTCAATATGAGTATATGCAGCGTGCGAAAGCAAGGCTGATGAAAGTCGTGCCCATCACCTTAATTATTATTATTTTGCTGTTGTACCTCAATTTTAAAAGTGTCGGAGAAGTATTGATTATTTTACTCACATTACCTCTCGCATTAGCGGGTGGATTTTGGACGCTTTTCTTGCTCAATTTCAACTGGTCGATTGCTGTGGGTGTTGGAATGATTGCGCTTGCTGGTGTTGCCGTCGAAATCGGGGTGATCATGTTGGTGTATTTAAACCAATCGTTAAACGATAGTAATATTTCCAACTTAGAAACGTTGAGAGAAGCTGTGATCAAAGGTGCTTTACTCCGTGTGCGCCCTATTATTATGACGGTGGCAACGATTGTTATTGGTTTGCTGCCTATTATGCTTGGGACAGGCACTGGCTCTGAAGTCATGCAACGCATTGCCGCGCCTATGTTTGGTGGTATGATTAGCGCGACAGTGCTAACCTTAATTTTATTGCCAGCGATTTTCTATCTTTGGAAAAGTAAAACACTGAAACTTAGTGAGTAG